From the genome of Desulfuromonas acetoxidans DSM 684:
CGTTGAACTCCTCCTGAGCGGGTTCCATACAAAAAACCATAAAAGGTCTTGGCCTAACCAAAGGTTTACATTTATAATACGAAATTGTCGTTTTTGTTATGTTTTTATGCTTTTTTGAGCTGTTGTGAGGTTTTATGAGCCCCGAAGAACTTGTCTCTTTTGTCAACACAGCACAGCGTGTCGGCACCCTGTCTACAGTTGACCATGCTGGAAATCCCAATAGCGCCATTGTTGGGTCAGCCATGATGCCTGACCCGCAGCATGTTAACATCGCCCTGGCCAAGAATCACAGTCTGGAGAATCTGCGACACAACTCCCACGCGGTCCTCAGCATTTATGAACCGGCACCGGTGATTTTCAACTGGCAAGGAGCTCGCCTTTATCTCACGGTTGACTCCATTGAAGAAACCGGACCGTTTAAAGAGGAGATGATTCAACGGGTTGAACAGGAAGCCGGGAAAATGGCTGCACGAACCATCCACGCTGCGGTACGTTTTTCTATGGTGAAAATCCGCCCCTTGCTCGATAGCATTCGTTAAACAATGAATATTCTACTGATCAATCCGCCCAACTGCGGGCGCAGCATCCCCGAAGAGCGTTACGGCATCGATTCACTAAAGCAGATCTTTCGTGGTGAACCGTTAGCCCTTGAAGTTGTTGCTGCCGGCCTCACTGACCACAATGTGACGATTCTGGACCTTAAAGCTGACAACACGGATTTGCAAAAAACAATTCATGCCGGTAAACCCGATATCATCGGCTTTACGGCAATGACCTGTGAAGCCAACACGGTCAAGAAATTGGCCAGACAGGCACGTACACTTTGCGATGCAACTTTGGTTATTGGCGGAATTCATGCCAGCAATGTCCCGGAACACTTTAACGAAGAACCGTTTGACTATATCGTCCTCGGCCTTGGCAAAGACAGTTTTCACCAACTGGTCACGCATCTGGAACAGAGTCAGTCAGACTTTGCGATCCCGGGAATTGCCAGCGTCACGCCGGGGCAACCATTATCTTGGTCACCACGACGTTATAACCACACTGATCAGCCCATTGATCACGCTCCGCGCTACGACCTGATTGAATCCTACCGAGACGATTATTTTCTGGCTAAATTAAACGTGTCCTTAGGTTTTGTCGTCACCGCCTTTGGCTGTCCGTTCAATTGTTCGTTCTGCTGTATCGCCGGCCAGTGTGGTGGCCAATACCTGACCCAGCCGATTGATGCGGTGATTCGCGATCTGCAGAGTTTACCCGACATTCCGTTTATCCGTCTGGTGGATGCCAACACCTTTGGTTCTCCGGCCCATGCGGAAGAACTTTACCGGGCGATCAAACAAGCTGGAATTAAAAAGAATTACTTGATTGACGTGCGCGCCGATACTGTGGTACGTCACCCCGTGCTGTTGCAACAATGGAAAGAGATTGGCCTGCGTTCCGTGGTCATCGGTTTTGAAGAGATCAATGATCAACGGCTCGCGCAGATGAACAAACAGGGAACCCAGGCGCTCAATGATGAAGCACTGTTGCGTCTCAAAGAGTTGGACATTACCGTGGTTGGTGATTTTATTGTCGACCCGGATTACAGTCATGACGACTTTGACACCCTGGAGCGCTACATCACCAGTCATAAGATCGACTTGCCCATGCTGACAATCATGACACCACTGCCGGGCACCCCGATATACGACAGCATGAAAAAGCGAATTACCGAACACAATCTCGATTATTACACGTTGACCAATGCGGTCACCCGGACCCGTTTGCCGGAAAAGGAATTTTACACCCGTTACGCCAACCTGTTGCGTGCCTGCCACGCCCAGGCGAAGTTATAGGATCACGTATGGACGCCTACATCACTGACCTCGCATCGTTCCTCCCCAATAAACCGGTTTCCAACCAAGAGATGGAAGCCATGCTTGGACTGGTCGGTGATCTGCCTTCGCGTACGCGGCGCATTATTCTGCGCAACAATCGCATTGAACAACGCTATTATGCGATTGATCCAATCACCCTGGAACAAACTCATACCAATGCCGAGTTGACCGCCGAGGCAGTTCGCCAGTTGCGTTCCTACGATCCGCACAACATCCACACCCTGTGCTGCGGAACCTCATCGCCGGACCAGATCATGCCGGGGCACGCCTCCATGGTGCATGGTGAGCTTAAAGGAGGACCGTGCGAAGTGGTGTCCACTGCCGGTATCTGTATCTGTGGTGTCACCGCCCTGAAGCAAGCGTGCATGCAGGTGGCTTTAGGCGAAGCACCCAGTGCGATTGCCACCGGTTCGGAACTCGCCTCATCTTTCATGCGTGCCTCATTGTGCGGCCAGATCTCAGACGAGCGCGCGGAACAGCTGCAAAACCAGCCGGTATTGTCTTTTGATGCGGATTTTCTGCGCTGGATGTTGTCGGATGGTGCAGGTGCCGCCAAGATTTCACCGACCCCTGCCCAAGAGGGAATTTCGCTGAAGGTTGAATGGATTGACCAGCGTTCCAGTGCCCATCTATTTGAGCCGTGCATGTATGCCGGAGCCATCAAGGAACAGGGAAAACTGCGCGGCTGGCGCGAATTTGAGACCATTGAGCAGGCCGTGGATAATCATGCCTTTTTAATCAAGCAAGATGTCAAATTACTCAATGAAGAGATCATTCCGACATCCGTTGACAGAGCGTTGCTGCCCATTGCTGAACAACGGGGATTAACACCTGAGAGCGTTGACTGGTTTCTGCCCCACTACTCATCCGATTATTTCCGGACCCGGCTTTATGACCGAATGCAGGAACAGGGCTTTCACATCCCTTATGATCGCTGGTTTACCAACTTGACAACAAAAGGAAATACCGGCGCAGCCTCGATCTATATCATACTCGAAGAGCTGTTTTATTCCGGCCGTCTGAAGAAGGGACAGCGCGTGCTGTGTTTTATTCCGGAAAGCGGACGCTTCTCCGTATGCTACATGCTTTTGACGGTCTGCTAAATCAGCGACCACAGCAATAGTGACAAAAAAAACCCCTGCCAGATGGTCAGGGGTTTTTTATCAGTTATCCACACGTTCCCGTAGTTCTTTACCAACTTTGAAAAACGGAAGTTTCTTCGTTTTCACCTGGATGGCTTCACCCGTTTTCGGGTTACGACCGGTGTACGATTTATAGTCCTTAACGACAAAACTGCCAAAACCGCGGATCTCAATCCTGCCACCTTTGACCAGTTCCTGCGTCATTGAGTCGAACATAAGGTTAACAATCTCCTCTGCCCGCTTATAGGTCAAATCCTTTTCAAGAGAGAGCGCTTCGATCAGTTCAGACTTATTCATACTTCCTCCTAGCCGCTCATCTTACACGGTATTCCGATCAGGTTGTCAGCAAAGAGTTCCAAGTTATTTAAGCGATATTAAGAACATACATGATTAATCACACGTGTCAACAAGTGAAACCACCGTTTTTATTATTAAATCACAGTAAAGGGTGAGACTGTCCAGATCACTTTAGCGTCAACCGTACCGATATTCTCCCAACTGTGCGGTAAATGGGACTTGAAGGACAGACTGTCACCGGGAGTCAACTCATAGACTTCATCAACGACAGTTACTTTTAAACGGCCCTCCAACAGATAGATCAGTTCATCACCCGGATGATACATGTTGGATTCGCCACTGAGGCCGCCAACAGGGACGGTACAGTAAAAAGACGAGAACTGCGGATCGCGAAGTCCCGAGGTAAACGACTCGGTAATCATGTTGCTGCTGTCTTCATACACCGTTGCATCACGCTGACCGCTGGAACTAAAAACCACTTCATGCGTGGTTTTTACCTCTTCAACAAAATAGTCGACGCTCTTATTGAACACACGTGCCAGCTTCATAAGAATTTCAACCGACGGGATCGTCAATCCCCGCTCGACACGGGATATCATATTGGAAGACACCCCGGAGCCGTTGGCCAGCTCCTGAATGGTCAAATCACGGCCAAGACGGATCGCTTTCAACTTTTTGCCGATAATTTTTTTCAGTTTCATGGTCAGTTACTCCTTACGCCTGCTGCTGGGCGACATTGGGCGCCGGTGAAACAACCCACATTACCAACGTCTGCCCCTGATAGGTATTGGTCCAGCGATGTGGCAGGTTGGCTTTAAATGACAGCGAATCGCCATCACTCAGCAGGTAGCTTTTGCCTTCGATGATAAATTCCATCTGCCCCTTGAGCACCATGGCAAACTCTTCACCAACATGGACCATATCACCTTCGCCACTGTTGCATCCCTCTTCCAAAGTGTCATAAAACACAGTGAAGCCGGGATCACGCAGCCCTTGCGTCAAACTGACGATCTGATGTTTGTCTTCAAAGAAGAAGATGGGCTCGCCGGATCCATTCGGCGTATGTACCACTGTTGAGCCTTTTTCCGCTTCTTCAACAAAATAACTGATACTCATGCCGAAGGCACCGGCCAGCTTCATAAGAATCTCAACAGATGGCGTCGTCAGTCCGCGTTCGATCCGGGAAATCATATTGGAAGACACCTGAGATTTATTGGCCAAACCTTCAATGGTCATATCGTTATTTAGCCGCATTTTTTTCAGTTTTTTACCAATGAGTTCTTTAACCATGACAACTCCCTAGTTCGTAATAATAGAATGTTGTTTTATCATCAGCAATAACACATGTCAACGGCAGATATCCCATTTGTCGCAGAATTCGTATTTGTAGCACAGAATAAAAATAGCCATTTCACAGATAACCAGAAGATCAGATAGTTATATATGTTTGCCAAGGCACTTGTGTTGTTAAACATAGCTCATATTTATGTTTTTTTCACAACAAACACTTTTCGACTCCCTTAAACAGTATTTCAATACCCTATTTCTATTATTTATTAAGTACTCGGCGAAATATTACGAATGTTCATTCGGGTATATCGCCACATGAAGGCGTCATTAGACTGTGTTTGACGGGCCAAGGAGGAAATTGCAAAGATTAAGAGGGGAGATAAAAGGAAATAAAAAGATTTAAGAAAAAAGTTAAAGATCCTAAGTGGCCGGAATCAGGTGGGAAGAGCACAGTGGAAGTCAAAAAAAAACAGAGGATCAATCTCTATTGGCACAGCGAATGCATATTCCAAAGACAACAAAAAAGAAAAATCCTCTATTGAGCCTCGGCGCTTTCTCCTCCTTAGCCCGAGGCTATTTTTTTATCTAACTTAGCGTTCCAACAAGGAAATTCTGACTCACGCCGACAATCTCAACCGAGACAAGTTCTCCAGCAGCACCCTGCTCACCTGCGACCAGAACGGTCAAATATTCAGCACTGGTGCCTTGCCACTGGTTATTTTTTGTACGGGATTCCAACACAACGTCAACAAGCCGACCAATAAACTGCTCTCGGTACTGGCTGGCTTTTTCCTCTGCCAATACTCGAAGCTCTGCGGCACGTTGCTTGGCGATATCCCCAGGGATCTGATCGGGCATGGTAGCCGCCGGCGTTCCCGGCCGGGCACTGAACGGAAAGACATGCAGATAATGCACCGGCAAAGACGAGATAAACTCACAGGTATGCCGATGTTGCGCTTCTGTCTCACCGGGAAAACCACTGATCACATCAATACCGATCGAGACACGTGGAATTTTTTGACATAACAGTTCAACAGTGTCGTGAAACTGCCGGATGGAGTAATGGCGATTCATCTGTTGCAGAACATCATCACAACCGGACTGCAATGGGATATGAAAATGGGGGCAGATCCGAGAAGAGTGTTGTACACAGTCGATCAACGCCTCGTTGACCTCTTGAGGTTCAATAGAACCAAGACGGATGCGGCATCCATCAGTCTGCGTCAATAAAGCATTGAGCAAGTCAGTTAACGTACATTGCGGGGTCAAATCCTGACCATAGTTGCCAATATGGATACCGGTCAAAACCACTTCACGATAACCGCCCGCAACCAGTTGATTGACCTGGTCTACCACTGCAGAGGTGTTCACGGAACGACTTCGACCGCGAGCGTAAGGGATGATGCAGTAACTGCAAAAGGCATTACAACCACTCTGGATTTGCACAAAGGCACGACTGTGTTCGGAAAACGACGCTATTTTCAAGTCCGGGCACTGTTGTTGACTGGCAATATCGCCAACCTGAACCTGAGGCCCCTCCTGACACAGGATATCGATGAGATCCTGTTTTTCACTGTTGCCGATGACATACATCACTCCAGGCAACTCCGCGATCTGTTGCGGTTGAATTTGAGCATAGCAGCCGGTCACCACAATACGGCATTGCCCGTTCAAACGACGGGCTCTACGAACCAATTTGCGTGACTGGGCATCGGTTGCCGAAGTGACGGTACAGGTATTAACAATGACCAACTCTGCCCCCTGTTCAAAAGGGACAATCTGATACCCCTGTTCGCGCAGCATCCGCTCCATTGCTGCAGACTCAAACTGATTGGCCTTACATCCCAGAGTAACTATGCTGACGCAACTCATACCGTAATCCATCCACCGCCAAGGACACAATCGTCGTCATAAAAAACCGCGCATTGTCCGGGGGTCACACCATATTGAGGCTCATCGAAAACCACATCGACATCACCGTTGGGCCGGATCGACAGGGTGGCCATGGCCGGATGATGACGGTAACGAATCCGACAATCAACACGCAACGAGGTGTGTTGTGGCGGTACCGACCAAGTCACATCACGTACTTGCAGACGATCACGCTGTAAAGCGGCTTTTTCACCAACGATAACCCGCTGCTGCTCAGCATCAAGCTCAATCACATAAAGTGGTTCCGTCCAACCAATGCCGAGACCTCGTCGTTGGCCGATGGTGTAGCGATGGGTCCCATGGTGCGTTCCCAGCACTTTACCGTTAATATGGACAATCTCTCCATGGTCCGGCCATGGGCTGTCATAGCGTTCGAGAAATCCGATATAATCGTTGTCGGGAACAAAACAGATATCCTGACTTTCTGACTTCTTCCGAGAACTGAGGTGGTATTTTTCAGCCAGGTTGCGCACCTCGGGCTTGGTCAAACCGCCAAGAGGAAACAACACCCGTTTTAACTGGGCCGCACTGAGCACAAAAAGAAAATAACTCTGGTCTTTTTGTTTATAAAGCCCGCGACAGAGACGAACATGGTCCTTTTGGCGGTCGATGCGTGCATAGTGGCCAGTGGCCAGATAATCGGCCCCCAGCTCATCAGCCAACGCGAACAAAGCGCCAAACTTGAACTGTTGATTGCAACGGACACAGGGATTAGGCGTGCGACCGGCACGGTATTCGCGACAGAAGTCTCCGATAATGGCAGCATTAAAAGTGTCTCGGCAATCCAGACTGTGAAACGGAATCTCTAACTCTTCAGCAATGCGGCGCGCATCCGCCTCGCCCTGAATCGATTGATCTCCAGGCAGCAGACGCATATGGGCACCGATCACCTCATAACCCTGATCAATCAGCAGGGCTGCCGTCACCGATGAATCAACACCGCCACTCATGGCCACCAATACTGTGTTTTTTTTCATTTTGGATCCTGCAACCTGACCCCTCTACGGATTCAGGAAAAGACAGCGAAGGCACTTCCAGATGAAGTGCCTTCGTGGGGTTAAACAGGATGTTGAAAAAATCCCGTCCGGGGATTTTTCAACGACGCAAGCCAAAAATGCGATTTCCGTCTTGCTCACAAAATCAAGGACTTGAAAACATGTCCTTGATTTTGATCGCCCGTCCATGAGCTCCACAGTCTGTTTTTTCAACAGCCTGTAAATCTATCGAACGGACACAACGCTAATGGGGATCGATCTCACACTCGACCACCAAACAGTCCGAGGAAAATTCGCGCTCAAGCATCGGACTCATCTCGCGCAATTTATCAACAATGGGTGGTAATTGTTCCAGAACATAGTCCACATCATCTTGTGTTGTCTGCGGACCGAGGCTGAATCGAACACTGGAGTGCAACACCGCCTCCGCAACCCCCATGGCCGCCAGAACATGAGACGGACCATCGGATCCGGAGGTACAGGCCGAACCCGACGACGCGGCAATGCCAACCATATCCATGTACAACAACAGCCCTTCCCCTTCGATAAAGGAAAAACTGACGTTGAGGGTGTTGGGCAAACGGTTGTCCTTATGTCCATTGAGAGTGACATCAGGCAGAGCCAATACCCCCTGTTGCAAACGGTTACGCAACACCATCATTCGTGCAACATCGTCATCAAACTGTTGTTGCGCTACGGCACAGGCTTTGCCAAAAGCAACAATCCCGGCGACATTCAGCGTACCGGCACGACGCCCCTGCTCCTGATGACCGCCATGAATCAGCGATTCCAGTTCGATACCATCACGCACATAGAGGGCTCCCACTCCTTTAGGCGCACCAATTTTATGCCCGGAAAACACCATCAGATCAACACCACACTCTGCCACGTCAATCGCCACTTTACCGAGCGCCTGAACGGCATCGCAATGGAATCGTATCTGATGCTTGCGAGCAATCCGGCCGATTTCACCAATGGGAAACAGACAGCCGGTCTCATTGTTGGCCCACATGACGGAGATCAGAATAGTCTGATCGGTGATGGCAGCTTCCAGTTCAGCCAAATCAAGCATCCCTTCACTGTCCACCCCAAGATACGTGACGCAAGCCCCTTTTGTTTCCAGGTAGCGACAGGTATCGAGCACTGCCGGATGTTCCACAGCCGTCGTAATAATGTGATTGCCATTGCTTTTGAGCATTTCATAACTACCGATCAGCGCCTGATTGTCTCCTTCACTGCCGCAACCGTTAAAAACAATCTCTTGCGGCGTGGCATTGATCAGGTCAGCAACCTGCTGACGGGCATTATCCACAGCGCCTTTAACCTCTCGACCGGCCCAGTGAATACTGGAGGGATTTCCATAAGCGTGCTGATAAAACGGTAGTAAAGCATCAACCACCACAGGAAGAACCGGGGTGGTTGCATTGTTATCCAGATAGACGTTTTTCACGATCAAACCTCTTTACTTGCTGTCCTCACTCTGCTCGGCACGTTGCTGCCGAATCCGTTCCTGAGCTTCTCTGGTCAGGTCCTCAATTGAAACCGATGACAAAAACCCCCGGATGCGTTCTCCAAGTTCCTGCCATACCGTATGGGTGACACACTGGTCCGAACAGGCGCAATTGCCAAACTCATCCATACACGAAACCGGGATCAGGGTCTCTTCGACGCTGTCAATAATCTGATCTACCTTGATTTGGTCGGCGGGTCGGGCCAGAACGTAACCGCCGCCGGGACCACGAACACTCCGAACCAGCTCGCCGCGACGCAGTTTAGCGAAGAGTTGTTCCAGATAGGTCAAGGAGATATTTTCATGATTGGAGATCTCGCGAATGGAAACCGGTGTCTCCCTTTGCTCAAGGCTTAAACGTACCATGGCGCGCACGGCATATTGAGCTTTTGTTGACAGCCGCATGGTTAAGCCCTTCTTTCGTTGAGGTTGTCCTGTTTCACTTGGTCGTTCAGAACCTTCTGCTGATCCTGTAATTGGACAACCTGTTGTTCCAGTGACCGGATGTGTTCAAACAGGCGGCTGATAGCCTGGGCCTGAGGGTCCGGTAACCGGCCATGTTCAAGATCAAAAAGGTGCCGTTCATCCTGCTGGCGACGCTCCTCTTCACTGAGCACCATCCGTCCAGGCACGCCGACGACAGTCGCCTTTTCCGGCACCTCTTTAACCACTACTGAGTTAGAGCCCACCTTGCTGCCACTGCCGACCTTAAACGGGCCAAGGATCTTAGCTCCTGAGCCAATCACCACATCATCGCCAAGTGTCGGATGACGTTTTTCCTTGGCCCACGACGTACCACCAAGAGTAACGCCGTGATACAGGGTGCAGTTATCACCGATTTCGGCCGTTTCACCAATTACCACCCCCATACCGTGATCAATAAAAAAACCACGACCGATTCGGGCTCCGGGATGAATTTCAATACCGGTGACAAAACGACCGAATTGTGAAATACAACGGGCCAGAAAGTACCATTTCCAGTTCCACATTTTATGCGCAAGACGGTGCAGTTGCAGAGCATGAAACCCCGGATAGCACACGATCACCTCAAGCATACTGCGAACGGCCGGATCACGTTGAAATACAGCGCTGATATCTTCTTTTAACGTTTTAAACACGTGCAACCTCCTCTGGTGCATGCAGTTATGGGTCACTCTTAGCATTCCTGAGCATAACTGTCAACTATTAACCCTGTACGGATGGCACCATCAGTCGTGTTTTGATTAAACGCTAACAATCCATAACTTTATCCGCCCTGAAGAAATCGTTTATAAGCGGGATTGAAGGTTTCTTCGATGTAGTAATACCCCAGATGATCGAGAAATGACGTGAGCTGTTCGTGTTGATCTTCCGGAACTTCCAGACCCACCAGAACTCGCCCAAAGTCACCCCCTTGAGCGCGATAATGAAACAAAGAGATATTCCAGTTACTCCCCATCGCCGAAAGAAAGCGCGCCAAAGCACCTGGACGCTCCGGAAACCAGAAGCGGTAGAGAAACTCCTTACCCACCTGTCGCGAATGTCCGCCGACCATATAGCG
Proteins encoded in this window:
- the cysE gene encoding serine O-acetyltransferase; the encoded protein is MFKTLKEDISAVFQRDPAVRSMLEVIVCYPGFHALQLHRLAHKMWNWKWYFLARCISQFGRFVTGIEIHPGARIGRGFFIDHGMGVVIGETAEIGDNCTLYHGVTLGGTSWAKEKRHPTLGDDVVIGSGAKILGPFKVGSGSKVGSNSVVVKEVPEKATVVGVPGRMVLSEEERRQQDERHLFDLEHGRLPDPQAQAISRLFEHIRSLEQQVVQLQDQQKVLNDQVKQDNLNERRA
- the mnmA gene encoding tRNA 2-thiouridine(34) synthase MnmA; the encoded protein is MKKNTVLVAMSGGVDSSVTAALLIDQGYEVIGAHMRLLPGDQSIQGEADARRIAEELEIPFHSLDCRDTFNAAIIGDFCREYRAGRTPNPCVRCNQQFKFGALFALADELGADYLATGHYARIDRQKDHVRLCRGLYKQKDQSYFLFVLSAAQLKRVLFPLGGLTKPEVRNLAEKYHLSSRKKSESQDICFVPDNDYIGFLERYDSPWPDHGEIVHINGKVLGTHHGTHRYTIGQRRGLGIGWTEPLYVIELDAEQQRVIVGEKAALQRDRLQVRDVTWSVPPQHTSLRVDCRIRYRHHPAMATLSIRPNGDVDVVFDEPQYGVTPGQCAVFYDDDCVLGGGWITV
- a CDS encoding B12-binding domain-containing radical SAM protein, with protein sequence MNILLINPPNCGRSIPEERYGIDSLKQIFRGEPLALEVVAAGLTDHNVTILDLKADNTDLQKTIHAGKPDIIGFTAMTCEANTVKKLARQARTLCDATLVIGGIHASNVPEHFNEEPFDYIVLGLGKDSFHQLVTHLEQSQSDFAIPGIASVTPGQPLSWSPRRYNHTDQPIDHAPRYDLIESYRDDYFLAKLNVSLGFVVTAFGCPFNCSFCCIAGQCGGQYLTQPIDAVIRDLQSLPDIPFIRLVDANTFGSPAHAEELYRAIKQAGIKKNYLIDVRADTVVRHPVLLQQWKEIGLRSVVIGFEEINDQRLAQMNKQGTQALNDEALLRLKELDITVVGDFIVDPDYSHDDFDTLERYITSHKIDLPMLTIMTPLPGTPIYDSMKKRITEHNLDYYTLTNAVTRTRLPEKEFYTRYANLLRACHAQAKL
- a CDS encoding beta-ketoacyl-ACP synthase III; the encoded protein is MDAYITDLASFLPNKPVSNQEMEAMLGLVGDLPSRTRRIILRNNRIEQRYYAIDPITLEQTHTNAELTAEAVRQLRSYDPHNIHTLCCGTSSPDQIMPGHASMVHGELKGGPCEVVSTAGICICGVTALKQACMQVALGEAPSAIATGSELASSFMRASLCGQISDERAEQLQNQPVLSFDADFLRWMLSDGAGAAKISPTPAQEGISLKVEWIDQRSSAHLFEPCMYAGAIKEQGKLRGWREFETIEQAVDNHAFLIKQDVKLLNEEIIPTSVDRALLPIAEQRGLTPESVDWFLPHYSSDYFRTRLYDRMQEQGFHIPYDRWFTNLTTKGNTGAASIYIILEELFYSGRLKKGQRVLCFIPESGRFSVCYMLLTVC
- a CDS encoding helix-turn-helix domain-containing protein, coding for MKLKKIIGKKLKAIRLGRDLTIQELANGSGVSSNMISRVERGLTIPSVEILMKLARVFNKSVDYFVEEVKTTHEVVFSSSGQRDATVYEDSSNMITESFTSGLRDPQFSSFYCTVPVGGLSGESNMYHPGDELIYLLEGRLKVTVVDEVYELTPGDSLSFKSHLPHSWENIGTVDAKVIWTVSPFTVI
- a CDS encoding HU family DNA-binding protein; this encodes MNKSELIEALSLEKDLTYKRAEEIVNLMFDSMTQELVKGGRIEIRGFGSFVVKDYKSYTGRNPKTGEAIQVKTKKLPFFKVGKELRERVDN
- a CDS encoding pyridoxamine 5'-phosphate oxidase family protein, with translation MSPEELVSFVNTAQRVGTLSTVDHAGNPNSAIVGSAMMPDPQHVNIALAKNHSLENLRHNSHAVLSIYEPAPVIFNWQGARLYLTVDSIEETGPFKEEMIQRVEQEAGKMAARTIHAAVRFSMVKIRPLLDSIR
- the nifS gene encoding cysteine desulfurase NifS, with product MKNVYLDNNATTPVLPVVVDALLPFYQHAYGNPSSIHWAGREVKGAVDNARQQVADLINATPQEIVFNGCGSEGDNQALIGSYEMLKSNGNHIITTAVEHPAVLDTCRYLETKGACVTYLGVDSEGMLDLAELEAAITDQTILISVMWANNETGCLFPIGEIGRIARKHQIRFHCDAVQALGKVAIDVAECGVDLMVFSGHKIGAPKGVGALYVRDGIELESLIHGGHQEQGRRAGTLNVAGIVAFGKACAVAQQQFDDDVARMMVLRNRLQQGVLALPDVTLNGHKDNRLPNTLNVSFSFIEGEGLLLYMDMVGIAASSGSACTSGSDGPSHVLAAMGVAEAVLHSSVRFSLGPQTTQDDVDYVLEQLPPIVDKLREMSPMLEREFSSDCLVVECEIDPH
- the mtaB gene encoding tRNA (N(6)-L-threonylcarbamoyladenosine(37)-C(2))-methylthiotransferase MtaB, with product MSCVSIVTLGCKANQFESAAMERMLREQGYQIVPFEQGAELVIVNTCTVTSATDAQSRKLVRRARRLNGQCRIVVTGCYAQIQPQQIAELPGVMYVIGNSEKQDLIDILCQEGPQVQVGDIASQQQCPDLKIASFSEHSRAFVQIQSGCNAFCSYCIIPYARGRSRSVNTSAVVDQVNQLVAGGYREVVLTGIHIGNYGQDLTPQCTLTDLLNALLTQTDGCRIRLGSIEPQEVNEALIDCVQHSSRICPHFHIPLQSGCDDVLQQMNRHYSIRQFHDTVELLCQKIPRVSIGIDVISGFPGETEAQHRHTCEFISSLPVHYLHVFPFSARPGTPAATMPDQIPGDIAKQRAAELRVLAEEKASQYREQFIGRLVDVVLESRTKNNQWQGTSAEYLTVLVAGEQGAAGELVSVEIVGVSQNFLVGTLS
- a CDS encoding Rrf2 family transcriptional regulator, which translates into the protein MRLSTKAQYAVRAMVRLSLEQRETPVSIREISNHENISLTYLEQLFAKLRRGELVRSVRGPGGGYVLARPADQIKVDQIIDSVEETLIPVSCMDEFGNCACSDQCVTHTVWQELGERIRGFLSSVSIEDLTREAQERIRQQRAEQSEDSK
- a CDS encoding helix-turn-helix domain-containing protein translates to MVKELIGKKLKKMRLNNDMTIEGLANKSQVSSNMISRIERGLTTPSVEILMKLAGAFGMSISYFVEEAEKGSTVVHTPNGSGEPIFFFEDKHQIVSLTQGLRDPGFTVFYDTLEEGCNSGEGDMVHVGEEFAMVLKGQMEFIIEGKSYLLSDGDSLSFKANLPHRWTNTYQGQTLVMWVVSPAPNVAQQQA